Proteins from a single region of Pithys albifrons albifrons isolate INPA30051 chromosome 12, PitAlb_v1, whole genome shotgun sequence:
- the TUBB3 gene encoding tubulin beta-3 chain has protein sequence MSALAPLRLLREPWNASEGNQSNATVGTSGSWCQGLDIPNELFLALGLVSLVENLLVVAAILKNRNLHSPTYYFICCLAVSDMLVSISNLAEMLFMLLLEHGVLVMHPGIVRHMDVIDMLICISVVSSLSFLGVIAIDRYITIFYALRYHSIMTLQRAVVTMVSVWLASTISSTVLITYYHSNTILLCLISFFLFMLVLMLVLYIHMFALARHHLHSISSQQKPPTAQRGGSLKGAVTLTILLGVYFICWGPFFFHLILIVTCPTNPFCTCFFSYFNLFLILIICNSVIDPLIYAFRSQELRRTLREVVTCSWLFAVTMWLASVSPGEPRAGRPLPAPPVGRGSVGPGGDRQGSGGTGGAAGGWSPRGGRPRLPPDKGPITAAFVLGPRPPPPTPAPAPALPRSCGSCRRPGPPRVAPLCPVPTAPVSGRSWGGVPCACPPPAPPPPLRPWDAHGEGGRAQDRPAGPGVSPLPAGAGGAPGRAPRGYGGVPGAPRRGVAVGVAVGVAGRGVAGGAGAAGLVQRCGGGRRLAAGGADVSGRPGAAEGAHKGGGGGGSAPRAPGAAPLRCRSAAGPDPLPSRPAALRPGRTMREIVHIQAGQCGNQIGAKFWEVISDEHGIDPSGNYVGDSDLQLERISVYYNEASSHKYVPRAILVDLEPGTMDSVRSGAFGHLFRPDNFIFGQSGAGNNWAKGHYTEGAELVDSVLDVVRKECENCDCLQGFQLTHSLGGGTGSGMGTLLISKVREEYPDRIMNTFSVVPSPKVSDTVVEPYNATLSIHQLVENTDETYCIDNEALYDICFRTLKLATPTYGDLNHLVSATMSGVTTSLRFPGQLNADLRKLAVNMVPFPRLHFFMPGFAPLTARGSQQYRALTVPELTQQMFDAKNMMAACDPRHGRYLTVATVFRGRMSMKEVDEQMLAIQSKNSSYFVEWIPNNVKVAVCDIPPRGLKMSSTFIGNSTAIQELFKRISEQFTAMFRRKAFLHWYTGEGMDEMEFTEAESNMNDLVSEYQQYQDATAEEEGEMYEDDEEESEAQGAK, from the exons ATGTCGGCGCTGGCCCCCCTGCGTCTGCTGCGCGAGCCCTGGAACGCCAGCGAGGGCAACCAGAGCAACGCCACGGTCGGGACCAGCGGCAGCTGGTGCCAAGGGCTGGACATTCCCAACGAGCTGttcctggcactggggctggtgAGCCTGGTGGAGAACCTGCTGGTAGTGGCCGCCATCCTCAAGAACAGGAACCTGCACTCACCCACCTACTACTTCATCTGCTGCCTGGCGGTGTCTGACATGCTGGTGAGCATCAGCAACCTGGCGGAGATGCtcttcatgctgctgctggagcacgGGGTGCTGGTGATGCACCCCGGCATTGTCCGCCACATGGACGTCATCGACATGCTCATCTGCATCTCCGTCGtgtcctccctctccttcctggGGGTCATCGCCATCGATCGCTACATCACCATCTTCTACGCCCTGCGCTACCACAGCATCATGACGCTGCAGAGGGCCGTGGTGACCATGGTCAGCGTCTGGTTGGCCAGTACCATCTCCAGCACCGTCCTCATCACCTACTACCACAGCAACACCATCCTCCTCTGCCTCATcagcttcttcctcttcatGCTGGTCCTCATGCTGGTGCTCTACATCCACATGTTTGCCCTGGCCCGCCACCACCTCCACAGCATCTCCAGCCAGCAGAAGCCGCCCACTGCCCAGCGCGGCGGCAGCCTGAAGGGTGCTGTCACCCTCACCATCCTCCTGGGTGTCTACTTCATCTGTTGGGGGCCCTTCTTCTTCCACCTCATCCTCATTGTCACCTGTCCCACCAACCCTTTCTGCACCTGCTTCTTCAGCTACTTCAACctcttcctcatcctcatcATCTGTAACTCGGTGATTGACCCCCTCATCTACGCCTTCCGGAGCCAAGAGCTCCGGCGGACGCTGCGGGAGGTGGTGACGTGCTCCTG GCTCTTTGCAGTGACCATGTGGCTGGCATCGGTCAGCCCCGGGGAGCCCCGGGCGGGGCGGCCCCTCCCGGCCCCTCCAGTCGGTCGAGGCTCAGTTGGTCCCGGTGGGGACCGGCAGGGATCGGGAGGGACCGGCGGGGCAGCGGGAGGCTGGTCCCCACgcggggggcggccccggcTGCCCCCAGACAAAGGGCCCATCACTGCCGCCTTTGTTCTCGGGCCGCGCCCGCCACCGCCCAccccggcaccggcaccggcgcTACCCCGGTCCTGCGGGAGCTGCCGGCGACCGGGCCCCCCAAGGGtggcccctctgtgccctgtccccacCGCCCCCGTGTCGGGACGCAGCTGGGGGGGTGTCCCGTGTGCGTGTCCCCCACCGGCTCCGCCGCCTCCGCTCCGGCCCTGGGATGCTCACGGAGAAGGCGGGCGGGCCCAGGACCGCCCCGCGGGTCCCGGGGTGTCCCCGCTGCCGGCGGGTGCGGGGGGTGCCCCCGGCCGTGCCCCCCGGGGGTACGGGGGGGTCCCCGGTGCGCCGCGGCGGGGCGTGGCCGTGGGCGTGGCCGTGGGCGTGGCCGGGCGGGGCGTGGcgggcggtgccggtgccgcaGGGCTGGTGCAGCGCTGCGGCGGCGGCCGCCGATTGGCTGCGGGCGGCGCTGACGTCAGCGGCCGGCCCGGTGCGGCGGAGGGTGCCCATaaaggcggcggcggcggcgggtcCGCCCCCCGCGCTCCCGGTGCCGCTCCGCTCCGGTGCCGCTCCGCTGCCGGCCCCGACCCgctcccgtcccgtcccgctGCGCTCCGGCCCGGCCGCACCATGAGGGAGATCGTCCACATCCAGGCGGGGCAATGCGGCAACCAGATCGGCGCCAAG tTCTGGGAGGTGATCAGCGACGAACACGGCATCGACCCCAGCGGCAACTACGTGGGGGACTCGGATCTGCAGCTCGAGCGCATCAGCGTCTACTACAATGAGGCCTCTT CTCACAAGTACGTGCCTCGTGCCATCCTGGTGGACCTGGAGCCGGGGACGATGGACAGTGTGCGCTCGGGCGCCTTCGGCCACCTCTTCCGCCCCGACAACTTCATCTTTG GGCAGAGCGGGGCCGGGAACAACTGGGCCAAGGGGCACTACACGGAGGGGGCTGAGCTGGTGGACTCCGTGCTGGACGTCGTGCGGAAGGAGTGCGAGAACTGCGACTGCCTGCAGGGCTTCCAGCTGACCCACTCGCTGGGCGGGGGCACGGGCTCGGGCATGGGCACCCTGCTCATCAGCAAGGTGCGGGAGGAGTACCCCGACCGCATCATGAACACCTTCAGCGTGGTGCCGTCCCCCAAGGTGTCGGACACGGTGGTGGAGCCCTACAACGCCACGCTCTCCATCCACCAGCTGGTGGAGAACACGGATGAGACCTACTGCATCGACAACGAGGCGCTCTACGACATCTGCTTCCGCACCCTCAAACTGGCCACCCCCACCTACGGCGACCTCAACCACCTGGTGTCGGCCACCATGAGCGGCGTCACCACCTCCCTGCGCTTCCCGGGCCAGCTCAACGCCGACCTGCGCAAGCTGGCGGTGAACATGGTGCCCTTCCCGCGCCTCCACTTCTTCATGCCCGGCTTCGCGCCGCTGACGGCGCGCGGCAGCCAACAGTACCGCGCCCTCACCGTGCCCGAGCTCACCCAGCAGATGTTCGATGCCAAGAACATGATGGCCGCCTGCGACCCCCGCCACGGCCGCTACCTCACTGTGGCCACCGTCTTCCGCGGCCGCATGTCCATGAAGGAGGTGGACGAGCAGATGTTGGCCATCCAGAGCAAGAACAGCTCCTACTTTGTGGAGTGGATCCCCAACAACGTGAAGGTGGCCGTGTGTGACATCCCACCGCGGGGGCTGAAGATGTCCTCTACCTTCATTGGCAACTCCACGGCCATCCAGGAGCTCTTCAAGCGCATCTCAGAGCAGTTCACAGCCATGTTCCGCCGCAAGGCCTTCCTGCACTGGTACACGGGCGAGGGCATGGACGAGATGGAGTTCACCGAGGCCGAGAGCAACATGAACGACCTGGTGTCTGAGTACCAGCAGTACCAGGACGCCACGGCCGAGGAGGAGGGCGAGATGTACGAGGACGACGAGGAGGAGTCGGAGGCGCAGGGCGCCAAGTGA
- the DEF8 gene encoding differentially expressed in FDCP 8 homolog isoform X1 — MASDERLARFRQAHLNPFNKTPEQPERPDGESPAPVQQPDPTPGDPEGALDLGLAEDHFSRPVGLILASDVPQLRRAIEECKRVILALPEHSERQKDAVVRLIHLRLKLQELKDPGEDEPNIRVVLEHRFYKEKSKSVKQMCDKCSTIIWGLIQTWYTCTGCYYRCHSKCLPLVSRPCVRAQVSHRAEYQLSICPESGLDSQDYRCAECRAPISLRGVPSEARQCDYTGLYYCSSCHWNDLAVVPARAIHNWDFEPRKVSRCSMRYLALMVSRPVLKLREINPLLFNYVEELVEIRKLRQDILLMKPYFITCKEAMEARLLLQLQDRQHFVENDEMYSLQDLIDIEAGRLGCSLTEIHTLFAKHIKLDCERCQAKGFVCELCREGDVLFPFDSHTSVCADCSAVFHRDCYYDNSTTCPRCARLSLRKQSLFQDSGTEGEL; from the exons ATGGCGTCAGATGAGCGGCTGGCCCGCTTCCGCCAGGCACACCTCAACCCCTTCAACAAGACCCCCGAGCAGCCGGAGCGCCCCGATGGAGAATCCCCTGCCCCAG TCCAGCAGCCGGATCCCACCCCAGGGGACCCCGAGGGCGCCCTGGACCTGGGGCTGGCCGAGGACCATTTCTCCCGCCCCGTG gggctgaTCCTGGCGTCGGATGTGCCACAGCTGCGCCGGGCCATCGAGGAGTGCAAGCGGGTGATCCTGGCACTGCCCGAGCACTCGGAGCGGCAGAAGGACGCTGTGGTCCGGCTCATCCACCTCCGCCTcaagctgcaggagctgaag gacCCTGGTGAGGACGAGCCCAACATCCGGGTGGTCCTGGAGCATCGCTTCTACAAGGAGAAGAGCAAGAGCGTCAAGCAGATGTGTGACAAGTGCAGCACCATCATCTGGGGGCTCATCCAGACCTGGTACACCTGCACAG gctgCTACTACCGGTGCCACAGCAAGTGCCTGCCACTGGTGAGCCGGCCCTGCGTGCGGGCCCAGGTGAGCCACCGCGCCGAGTACCAGCTCAGCATCTGCCCCGAGAGCGGCCTGGACAGCCAGGACTACCGGTGTGCCGAGTGCCGCGCCCCCATCTCCCTCC GGGGAGTGCCCAGCGAGGCCCGACAGTGTGACTACACCGGCCTCTACTactgctccagctgccactGGAATGACCTGGCTGTGGTGCCCGCCCGTGCCATCCACAACTGGGACTTTGAGCCCCGCAAG GTGTCCCGGTGCAGTATGAGGTACCTGGCACTGATGGTGTCACGGCCGGTGCTGAAGCTGCGGGAGATCAACCCACTGCTGTTCAACTACGTGGAGGAGCTGGTGGAGATCCGG AAGCTGCGCCAGGACATCCTGCTGATGAAGCCCTACTTCATCACGTGCAAGGAGGCGATGGAGgcgcggctgctgctgcag ctccaggaccGGCAGCACTTTGTGGAGAACGATGAGATGTACTCGCTGCAGGACCTGATCGACATCGAGGCCGGGCGCCTCGGCTGCTCCCTCACCGAGATCCACACACTCTTTGCCAAGCACATCAAGCTGGACTGTGAG CGCTGCCAGGCCAAGGGATTCGTGTGTGAGCTGTGCCGGGAAGGCGACGTGCTCTTCCCCTTCGACAGCCACACCTCGGTCTGTGCCGACTGCTCTGCCGTGTTCCACAG GGACTGCTACTATGACAACTCCACCACCTGCCCCCGGTGTGCCCGGCTGAGCCTGCGGAAGCAATCCCTGTTCCAGGACTCTGGCACCGAGGGAGAGCTCTGA
- the DEF8 gene encoding differentially expressed in FDCP 8 homolog isoform X2, with amino-acid sequence MSGWPASARHTSTPSTRPPSSRSAPMENPLPQGLILASDVPQLRRAIEECKRVILALPEHSERQKDAVVRLIHLRLKLQELKDPGEDEPNIRVVLEHRFYKEKSKSVKQMCDKCSTIIWGLIQTWYTCTGCYYRCHSKCLPLVSRPCVRAQVSHRAEYQLSICPESGLDSQDYRCAECRAPISLRGVPSEARQCDYTGLYYCSSCHWNDLAVVPARAIHNWDFEPRKVSRCSMRYLALMVSRPVLKLREINPLLFNYVEELVEIRKLRQDILLMKPYFITCKEAMEARLLLQLQDRQHFVENDEMYSLQDLIDIEAGRLGCSLTEIHTLFAKHIKLDCERCQAKGFVCELCREGDVLFPFDSHTSVCADCSAVFHRDCYYDNSTTCPRCARLSLRKQSLFQDSGTEGEL; translated from the exons ATGAGCGGCTGGCCCGCTTCCGCCAGGCACACCTCAACCCCTTCAACAAGACCCCCGAGCAGCCGGAGCGCCCCGATGGAGAATCCCCTGCCCCAG gggctgaTCCTGGCGTCGGATGTGCCACAGCTGCGCCGGGCCATCGAGGAGTGCAAGCGGGTGATCCTGGCACTGCCCGAGCACTCGGAGCGGCAGAAGGACGCTGTGGTCCGGCTCATCCACCTCCGCCTcaagctgcaggagctgaag gacCCTGGTGAGGACGAGCCCAACATCCGGGTGGTCCTGGAGCATCGCTTCTACAAGGAGAAGAGCAAGAGCGTCAAGCAGATGTGTGACAAGTGCAGCACCATCATCTGGGGGCTCATCCAGACCTGGTACACCTGCACAG gctgCTACTACCGGTGCCACAGCAAGTGCCTGCCACTGGTGAGCCGGCCCTGCGTGCGGGCCCAGGTGAGCCACCGCGCCGAGTACCAGCTCAGCATCTGCCCCGAGAGCGGCCTGGACAGCCAGGACTACCGGTGTGCCGAGTGCCGCGCCCCCATCTCCCTCC GGGGAGTGCCCAGCGAGGCCCGACAGTGTGACTACACCGGCCTCTACTactgctccagctgccactGGAATGACCTGGCTGTGGTGCCCGCCCGTGCCATCCACAACTGGGACTTTGAGCCCCGCAAG GTGTCCCGGTGCAGTATGAGGTACCTGGCACTGATGGTGTCACGGCCGGTGCTGAAGCTGCGGGAGATCAACCCACTGCTGTTCAACTACGTGGAGGAGCTGGTGGAGATCCGG AAGCTGCGCCAGGACATCCTGCTGATGAAGCCCTACTTCATCACGTGCAAGGAGGCGATGGAGgcgcggctgctgctgcag ctccaggaccGGCAGCACTTTGTGGAGAACGATGAGATGTACTCGCTGCAGGACCTGATCGACATCGAGGCCGGGCGCCTCGGCTGCTCCCTCACCGAGATCCACACACTCTTTGCCAAGCACATCAAGCTGGACTGTGAG CGCTGCCAGGCCAAGGGATTCGTGTGTGAGCTGTGCCGGGAAGGCGACGTGCTCTTCCCCTTCGACAGCCACACCTCGGTCTGTGCCGACTGCTCTGCCGTGTTCCACAG GGACTGCTACTATGACAACTCCACCACCTGCCCCCGGTGTGCCCGGCTGAGCCTGCGGAAGCAATCCCTGTTCCAGGACTCTGGCACCGAGGGAGAGCTCTGA
- the DBNDD1 gene encoding dysbindin domain-containing protein 1 isoform X3, whose translation MAAPAAAATAGAGVAELGKEPLAPERPAGTPTHGPAQDTPRVPPDEQGGIPIPSAGLLQVTERRQPLSSVSSLEVHFDLLDLTELTDMSDQELAEVFADSDEENAAGETPGGLQPPPVPRAGYLRSPSWTRAREQGRDKKHLSDPELPSGPPGPPDAFLPVERPREP comes from the exons GTGCCGGCGTGGCAGAGCTCGGCAAGGAGCCGCTGGCCCCGGAGCGCCCGGCGGGGACCCCCACCCATGGGCCAGCCCAGGACACCCCCCGAGTTCCCCCAGACGAGCAGGGTGGCATCCCCATCCCCAGCGCTGGCCTGCTGCAGGTCACCGAGCGCCGAC AGCCCCTGAGCAGCGTGTCCTCGCTGGAGGTGCACTTCGACCTGCTGGACCTGACAGAGCTGACGGACATGTCGGACCAGGAGCTGGCCGAGGTCTTCGCCGACTCTGACGAGGAGAACGCGGCCGGAGAGACGCCCGGTG GGCTGCAGCCGCCGCCGGTGCCGCGGGCCGGGTACCTGCGCTCGCCCTCCTGGACCCGCGCGCGGGAGCAGGGCCGGGACAAGAAGCACCTGAGTGACCCTGAACTGCCGTCGGgacccccgggacccccagacGCCTTCCTGCCTGTCGAGCGCCCGCGGGAGCCGTAG
- the DBNDD1 gene encoding dysbindin domain-containing protein 1 isoform X4, protein MAAPAAAATAELGKEPLAPERPAGTPTHGPAQDTPRVPPDEQGGIPIPSAGLLQVTERRQPLSSVSSLEVHFDLLDLTELTDMSDQELAEVFADSDEENAAGETPGGLQPPPVPRAGYLRSPSWTRAREQGRDKKHLSDPELPSGPPGPPDAFLPVERPREP, encoded by the exons AGCTCGGCAAGGAGCCGCTGGCCCCGGAGCGCCCGGCGGGGACCCCCACCCATGGGCCAGCCCAGGACACCCCCCGAGTTCCCCCAGACGAGCAGGGTGGCATCCCCATCCCCAGCGCTGGCCTGCTGCAGGTCACCGAGCGCCGAC AGCCCCTGAGCAGCGTGTCCTCGCTGGAGGTGCACTTCGACCTGCTGGACCTGACAGAGCTGACGGACATGTCGGACCAGGAGCTGGCCGAGGTCTTCGCCGACTCTGACGAGGAGAACGCGGCCGGAGAGACGCCCGGTG GGCTGCAGCCGCCGCCGGTGCCGCGGGCCGGGTACCTGCGCTCGCCCTCCTGGACCCGCGCGCGGGAGCAGGGCCGGGACAAGAAGCACCTGAGTGACCCTGAACTGCCGTCGGgacccccgggacccccagacGCCTTCCTGCCTGTCGAGCGCCCGCGGGAGCCGTAG
- the DBNDD1 gene encoding dysbindin domain-containing protein 1 isoform X1 — MQAEARGEFCGRDQRPGAGVAELGKEPLAPERPAGTPTHGPAQDTPRVPPDEQGGIPIPSAGLLQVTERRQPLSSVSSLEVHFDLLDLTELTDMSDQELAEVFADSDEENAAGETPGGLQPPPVPRAGYLRSPSWTRAREQGRDKKHLSDPELPSGPPGPPDAFLPVERPREP, encoded by the exons ATGCAGGCAGAGGCCAGAGGGGAATTCTGCGGCCGGGACCAGCGCCCTG GTGCCGGCGTGGCAGAGCTCGGCAAGGAGCCGCTGGCCCCGGAGCGCCCGGCGGGGACCCCCACCCATGGGCCAGCCCAGGACACCCCCCGAGTTCCCCCAGACGAGCAGGGTGGCATCCCCATCCCCAGCGCTGGCCTGCTGCAGGTCACCGAGCGCCGAC AGCCCCTGAGCAGCGTGTCCTCGCTGGAGGTGCACTTCGACCTGCTGGACCTGACAGAGCTGACGGACATGTCGGACCAGGAGCTGGCCGAGGTCTTCGCCGACTCTGACGAGGAGAACGCGGCCGGAGAGACGCCCGGTG GGCTGCAGCCGCCGCCGGTGCCGCGGGCCGGGTACCTGCGCTCGCCCTCCTGGACCCGCGCGCGGGAGCAGGGCCGGGACAAGAAGCACCTGAGTGACCCTGAACTGCCGTCGGgacccccgggacccccagacGCCTTCCTGCCTGTCGAGCGCCCGCGGGAGCCGTAG
- the DBNDD1 gene encoding dysbindin domain-containing protein 1 isoform X2, translated as MQAEARGEFCGRDQRPELGKEPLAPERPAGTPTHGPAQDTPRVPPDEQGGIPIPSAGLLQVTERRQPLSSVSSLEVHFDLLDLTELTDMSDQELAEVFADSDEENAAGETPGGLQPPPVPRAGYLRSPSWTRAREQGRDKKHLSDPELPSGPPGPPDAFLPVERPREP; from the exons ATGCAGGCAGAGGCCAGAGGGGAATTCTGCGGCCGGGACCAGCGCCCTG AGCTCGGCAAGGAGCCGCTGGCCCCGGAGCGCCCGGCGGGGACCCCCACCCATGGGCCAGCCCAGGACACCCCCCGAGTTCCCCCAGACGAGCAGGGTGGCATCCCCATCCCCAGCGCTGGCCTGCTGCAGGTCACCGAGCGCCGAC AGCCCCTGAGCAGCGTGTCCTCGCTGGAGGTGCACTTCGACCTGCTGGACCTGACAGAGCTGACGGACATGTCGGACCAGGAGCTGGCCGAGGTCTTCGCCGACTCTGACGAGGAGAACGCGGCCGGAGAGACGCCCGGTG GGCTGCAGCCGCCGCCGGTGCCGCGGGCCGGGTACCTGCGCTCGCCCTCCTGGACCCGCGCGCGGGAGCAGGGCCGGGACAAGAAGCACCTGAGTGACCCTGAACTGCCGTCGGgacccccgggacccccagacGCCTTCCTGCCTGTCGAGCGCCCGCGGGAGCCGTAG